The Montipora foliosa isolate CH-2021 chromosome 6, ASM3666993v2, whole genome shotgun sequence genome includes the window ACGCGTCATCTCAATCTGTGGATTTCGGTTAATGTTTGACAAGAGCCCTAAACAGAATCTGTCTGAACCAGAGGGATCAGTGAAACCATCCACCGTAAGACTTGGTTTGGCAGCGTAAAAAACTTTCACCAACTCTTGTATTCATCTCATAATATGAAATTTGACACCAATGAAGAGGCTCTGTATACTGCACAGGCTGAGCATCTGATGACAAAAATGTGACAAGAACATGAACATTACCGATAACATAACAAGATACAAATTTTCTTGACATTAAGCGAATGGTGTTGATGAGATGTCTCACCTATAAGTGATGGATCTGGTGACAAAGGGCACTGATCTGTAATAAAAGCAAACACAACAAAGGATTAAGGCCGCTACTTTAAACACTTCTGCTGAAAGAAGTTTGCTAGTAGCATGACATAAGAGCAAAAGAAATGCACTGTTGTTAGATGACCACAGCAGATAAATTTGTAACCTCTAGAACCAGATGATACACTACAAGCAGTTGCTTGGTTGCAAGCAAtaggacaactggaaaatcagagTCCTACACAGACAGGCAGTATAACACCAgaggtctttttttttccagttgttTTTTTTCCCGCAGCCAAGCAACCAGCCAATAATCTTTCCCACTCGCACATAACACCTTGAAATATCTACAGTTGCATCTAAAACAAGCTCAAAACAGAGAGGGAAGGAGAAGAAAATTATAAAAGCAGAGAAGGAAAAATGCCACGAATGTGCGCCTCataaaaatgcagaaagaagtTAACTTTCACCCAACAGTTTAAGTTTTTAGCATGTTTGCAGAAACTGGTAGCAGATCATTGATCGTGTCACTAAGAAAACGGATTGAAATCAGCCCAACATAATGCTAGGCATGACCCATCAACCCAGTTCCACTAGAATGAATAATCTTGACTGATCTTCTGACTGCAACTTACCTGGAGCATCACAGTCACACTTTgattgaaagagaggtttagtcACGATACTATTTTTATACTAAATCGCAAATGTGGACCTGTTAAAGAAATGACCACCAACCTGTCTGCATACTTTGCGGTTGATCTCCAGACATCTCAGAGCACTGATCTTCAGACATGTACCCACCTGTTGgagtttcttaaaaaaaaaaaagaaccttcATTTTCATGAAACGTTTTGAGGGGATATACCATGGCAACCAGTTGAATAGATTTATCATTACCAATTATGTGTGGATGCAAAATATACTGAATTATGATAGCAAATATTTAACAATGTCATTGTCACTATTGTTATAACATGGTAATCTAGTAAATGGGGCTAGTACTGCTTGTTTTGTAATCATGTACGTGGTGTGCAAAGTTAATCATTTTCAAGACATTACCATACATTAAACAAGAAATAATTAACAAAGAGGGATGTAGTACAAGAAAAGTGTCTCTTTACACAATACCCAGCCCAAGGGAAAAACAAACACGCTTCTCAGTTATAAAAATTGCTCTTTGGTTTGTAGGAAATGACTCATTTTTTAGAAACACACATGTACATGATTCATAAAAATAGTATCTCCGTTTTGTTGGTATCAATTAAGTTTCTTTAGCCTGTCTAACAAAATGATTTTCAGCTTTAATGTAGTGTCTGTTCTGAACACGTAGGTACATTTGTAGACTTGCATGTGGATCCTCACCAACACTGTGTCAACCTATCTATACATAAACATGGTTGTATGAACTGAAATTCCTgacttgtttactttttttgGCTATAATTACACTACAATGCTTGCCTCCTGATACAAATTCACTGCCAATAGCACGATACACCCAATAACTGATAGAGAaagcaaattttatttcattttttgtggTATGAAGATTTCATATTGAAAATTATATTCCATGTTTATACCAAACTAAGGTTATCAAACAGGAAATACTCTTCCCGTTTCTTGCATGCACAGGAACTGACTAATGACTGTCAACATTGTATCATCagataaaaacaaaatcattcttTTAAGACTTTTCCCTTACCAGGAaggaatgaagaatttgttgGTTCTTGAGTAGGAAATGAAGTATTTTCTGGTCTAATATGTTCTAACAGTGGCGGCCGTTCTCTTGGAAGGTCTGTTGTTTGTCGAGGAACTAGCACGGGAGggagaactgaaaaaaaaataaactgagcATTACTGGGTTGTATACAAACACTGTATCAAATACAACAAAATTATGATAATATACTTAATCATGACATTCCCAgacaggaaaggaaaggaaaggaactttatttaagtttctagtcattctagcgctggagcactaattggggacactgtaaattgaaattaacaataaacacaaatcaagtcaaatgttggtttttgaggagaacctggagaaaacctctcggtgcagagtagagaaccaacaaacttaacccacttatgacgccgagtcgaggaatcgaacccgggccacattggtgggaggcaagtgctctcaccactgcgccatccctgcaccccggtGGGTGGGATTGTGGGATTGTTCCGAGGGTGTTGGTTGTCCTTTGTATCTGTATGGTACGTGCACACTGAGTCTTGGCCAAGCGCAAGCTTTTTAAGTATGTAATGTTTACCACCTGAACTCAATGGAAAGTTTTTCGATTAAACGTTGAAGTTTCaacaattgttcatttgttcggCCATTACTGACTGTGAACCGACCAAAACCCTGGCAAACAGGGATCTTTTAAATGTGCTTTCTGATATACTCACCTACATTCTACTTTCATAGTCCAAGACACTTAACTGCCTACATGTTCTTTTTTCTTGGTAGAAAGAGAAGGAAGGCATATCCACCACTGTATATTTCATTAAATTGCCCTTCCAGTTAAAATGTTTCTGAGAACCCTGGACAAAAACTGATCAAGTAAACGTACATTCCTAATTGGCTTCAACAATCACGAGAGAAAGGTGCCAAAAATACACTATAGCTTGTAATGagttttttgtgtgtgtgtgtattgttAACTTTGccaaaaaacatggaaattgTGCTGCTGAACAAGAGTTTGGAGTTGAGTGTAATAATTATTCATGCAATCATGGCAAGTCATACAAAGAGAAttacagtcaaaacagctcaagcgTTCCTCTGACAAGCAGATTAATGAGTTCAATATaattgcaaatttgattttaGGAATCATTTCAATAATCTGGTAGTCAAATGAATGATGCAAATTTCAAATCAAATCTCAGTTAAAaacatgaattttgattggattaTTGCTCAACTCCGGAATTTGACAACTGTACCAATATTTGTATTATCTCTACATACATACAAGCATTTTTTACATACTTTTTGATAAGGCAGGTTGGTTTGTGGCAACCAAACGGCTGGTGGGGACCTGCCATATGACCTAAATagattaaaatccaaaaatcttacaaaattaagaaatagTCGTTAAAGTGAGAGATCGAAAAtcgaaaatttaaaaaattaaaaacgttcGGTTTCCTTGATCACATCAAACAGGCCTCTTTCTTGAATTGAATTTGATCCAGTATTCTCAAGGCCTGTTTGAGCCTTTGTTAAAAATGCTGTTGAGAGGTAGCATCTCTGACAGCTTTGGGAATTGAGTTCCACACCATAGGTTCTCTGTACCCTGCActgtttctttcaaatatcgTGTTATAACATGCACACGAGAAATCATTAGTACGTCTTAGGTTATAGTTATTGCCAGTGTTACATGTTAAAAATATGGCTGAGTGTTGAGCAGGAAAGCTGTTGAGATGGACGTTCTACATTATAGAAGCAAGCCTTCACTTGTAGATGTAGATTCACCGactgactcctgggggttccacattaacgagtaaaattgtctggccttagagaaaaatacaaagtatggccagtttaggccggtttaagggtgaatgggttaaggacGTTCAAGTCTGGAGTTTCATTAGGCAACTAGTGAATCACTTATTCTAATACATTAAAAGTTGGCAGCAAACAGGATCCCCAGACAGTGAAACATAAGTGATACTTGGAATAATCCCTTTGTAATAGGCCATTCAGAAATTGTGCAgagaactggggcgagtttcaaatttgaaccaattgATAAATTAACGCCATCACATGAAGGGTAATATTGAGTTTAGCCATCTGTCCAAGTCTGATGCctttaggtcgaacagagaccaagtcatggactttaaaacatagttaaaaatcaATACAAAcatctctaattttgaggctgtgTCCCCTAACACCATATAAACTCTATCAGATTGTGGACAGCTGGAAAATCCTGTCATGGCCTTACTATTTGGAAATAGTTGAGGTgaaatcactttgtttgcctatttttatgAACATTACAGAAATAGTAAGAAATTTTGAGAGGTTATTTGGCATAGCATTACAGAATTATTTAGTGGTTGTAAATGTTTTTTGTTGGACATTGATTTGTAACAATAACAGCAAGATTGATGAATATCATAAAGTAGCTAAATTTCCATTTACGCCGTTACAGAAACTACCATACACATTCTacaacgattttcttgaaactttcccagaatgttccctactaatccctgttttgagaacaacaataaaaaagataagccactgtgcttgcttaagagatacacataatgggccaatcttatCCCACTGATGCCTGTACTTATACTAATATCACACAtgttatttcatcggctcagggtacattctgcggtagctaaacgagagggttagtaacaactgaaaaaaataccTGATACATAGAAAGTCTACAGCATATGGAACACAGTCTTacatagtttatggaaaaatcactcaacttacaCAATGTAAAACGACATCAACTGAAAGCATTTCTCAAGTCGTTGTTTTtaagatcataatttacatccctgggtaaggggctttgtgtacgtttttaactattttttttttttccttcaactaattttttttccaatttttttttatttaaaggagatcatttgtacaccaaaattacgcaataaaaaatataggccACAATGCTTATTTAAGAGTATAACACCATcgtacctgtctatctcgattatcgtagatcaaaacaacaaaattcgccatgttctcAGAATGCGTGCACTTATTTGCAAAGAGATAattatgggtcattcacaacttctttcacaTGTTctgagaactgtttcagcgtgtatgatcgacttacACCATATTTACAATGACATTGCAAATTTGACCAACTTACAACACCATATGAAGAGTCCAGGATACACAATGCAATACTTGACTGTTGTAAGAAGTGAAACAAATTTTATTATCCCACTCATTTTGTGTCATCGCTTTCTCTGTTTTTCTTGTTGGGCACAAATGCAATCGAAAATTGGGGTACGTATTATACACAGCCAATCATGGTAATCTTCACCCATTGACTCGGGGGAATGAGACTTAAAGTGCCTGTAACCCCTAAAAAGATTTCTTGGCCGGAAACCTTTGTTTCACTGGGCAAgattctgcaattttttttttttttcatttcattgaaacctctttttttttatgaatgTTCAAAGACTGGAGCTACGGACGTCATTTCAGGATCTCAGTCATTTGCATCAACTGGTACGGTAGTCATGTAAACAAAGAACACTGCATTTGGCATATTCACAGAGTTCCTTTGGTACTTCGCTCGAGCCTTCATGCATCGCATCGTACACCATTGTTGATTCCTCTACATTATCTTGTGTGTTTCTTCCACTGTTGTAGGACGTAATCTACTGCTATAATACTCTTATTCCTCTGGCGTTTTGTCTCGGCTTCCGTGTTGACCAGAAGATCAGGACTTTCAAAAGCATCTTTATTCCTCTTACCAATAAAGACAAACACAGGGATTGTACTTTGAGCATGTCGAGAAATATGCTCATCTAGAGGGAGATCTCATCTGGCTAGCCGAATGTTTCATAAGGACGTGTACGAAAGAAATGTGTATCAAGCAAGAGGGAATACTCTCAACAATAATTTTCTCACCTTCCTCTTGCTtcgctacaacaagttgcaaaaatagtggagacacttcaccttcttggggcgttattaatttccctattatctctcacactgggaagaaaaaattaatgccGAATCCCACAAGAGCGCACAGCCTTagatgttgtttccaaactccctgcagtatttccaaactcaacagatcattccgtgtctaccgcatttcctgttactgaatgaacatttaagtagacccgacgagaccTAACCTCGCTAAATAAGGTCgcacgcggttgtgggatacggcgttaaaatttttctccccggTCATCCaagttacgtcaccagatcacctggagatGGTTTTACACTCTCTCCCACAGACTGTACAGCCGGAGTATAGACAGTTGGAAAGACGCGAACTCCAACGTCATCTTTTCGTAATCTTCACCTGTGAAGTTGTCGTCTCAGAAGCACTTCGAACAAACAGCCCAGTATTTGGTGGGCTTCCAATGTGCCAGCTTCAGTTGAACAAAGTCAACACagttttttctttgatttctgttCTGCACGTTCTCTGTTCCATAAAATGGTACCGGATGAAGTCCAATATCTTTCTTCTGATTTAGAGTGTTGTTACACCCGAAAACAACACAGGTGTAAGGCTTTTTTGGTTGCAAGTTTGTTGATCACCAAATCCTGGTACATCTATGACATCAGGAATCGTGCTCGACCCAGACCCaatttaatagttttttttactcGGTAATGTTTCAAATGAGAGTGTTTTTTGTCTACTTTGAGAATTCACAAAAAATCGAAGTTTCaacgaaatgaaaaaaattttgcGGAATTTTGCTCAGTGCAATATAAAGATCTTTTCTGGcccaaaaacatttttgggGTTATATGCACTTTAAAACACTTtattctgtctaatgccagacaattttacttgtcaactgggcgTGTCCTAGGGTGACTGAGGAATGAATGGCTTAACCAGTCCCCTCCAATGAGGAAGAATGAGACGAAGACAAACCAAGAATGGCGCGATTAGCTAAATAGCAACCAGACCCTAATAGAAGGGTCATACTTAAAGTGCCctggggctcgtttctcgaaagtcctgaaaagccatctgtgaaattgccaaccacttgttttggaaaggcgatcttttaacaagttttcaaggtaacaaaaagaaaaataactctgaagtttgacgaattaaatgctctccgtacttgagttacaaaggaaattgtgacacccgaaaatggcccgtaaagtttcgggactttcgagaaacggcccacTGATCCTAGTTGTTGGAAAACAAGATAAAGCTATCCATGGGAAAAATTGCTCTTCAATGGACAACTCAGTTGCTTTTCATAGTGCTTACCTACTGGACAGTCATTTAAGAGTTAGAGTCCAGATCCCATTCTTTTCAAATTACTAAACTAAAGCAAAAATACATTTTATAGGACCCTTGGTTATAACACACTGCAGTGAATGTACCCATCCAACCTTCACAATTAAAATGACAATGAGGCAAATgatgacaaaaataaataaataaaatacaagagGAGTCTATCAAGCCactaagaagaagaagaagaaaaaaaagaagaagaaggagaagaatattcatgataataacaacaaactTGATTTAAGTGTTAAGCCTTCTAGTGCTGAGGCACTAAATGGGGAAACTGTACACAgaaatcaaattaatttaagtttTTGAAGTGAGGAAAAAACCAGATAACTAGgaccaaaaccaaattcaaTATATGATAATCAGGGTTGTCAACTGAACCTGGGGCACATAGGTGGGAGGAAAATAGAACCAGAATTACAGTAACTCCATGTTCCCTCCACGCACCTTATGAAAACAAATCATTAAAAGGCCCAAATATAGGAGGCTCAGCTCCATTTGTCTGAAATCCCAGCTCAGGTTAGAAGGTTTCCCAGTACAGACTTTGACAGGGCCTCATTTAAGGTAAGGTGTAACATCATCTTACCAGCAAGGGAACAGAATGGCCCACTAAGACAGCAAAGTAGGTGATGATTTTTTGCTAGAAACCAGCTACTTATGACCACTCTATAGTCAAGCACAGCAAACTCCAGCATTACCACTGCATGGCACAAAGGCCAGCCTAGTTAACCATGAGAAATCGATTGGTATTGCTGCACTTGAATCCAGCTAACAATCACATTCAATTCCCATTTAGCAGGAAAATTTTGATTTTGGACCACCTTCTTCCAGTATAgagcaaatttttgtttcatttcttggCTTCAGCTCAAGAGGTCgccttaaggacagtgcctactattgttactgtgcatacgttctgcgcatctcgagatacttgtgtttcctatcagtgatgcttactaagaCAGTGACACcttcgcatttttgagagaacgccatacattgctttgttgtttaaagctttttacaaatattactcaGCAATAAttcttatctttgaaaaatgtgttacccacaattttctttttggatttcaataaaacttgttaagatctacatttcctacaAAACCataaaccgggcaaaaatacctttgaattagtaggcacagtcTTTAATTTAGTTCTGAATTTTAGCCTTAGTATCTAGGACAAAAAAACTGCCTGTATTCCAGCcaggttgaattttttttcttttttcccaacACATTATTATGTGAGCCTAGGCTTAAGTACTACAGGCGTCCTGTCAAATTGTGCTGGTCAAGCTGAGGAAATGACTGAGGAGTGGCCTGACTCATGTAATCACACCCTCTGTTGATCCTCCTCAACCAACTCACAAGCTTGTCATTCAAGCTTTGCTGACAAAAGACAAAAACCAGGCACCCAGTAAGCTTAAGTTATTGTAAACAAGCATATACAATTtaataattttgcaaaaaaataccACAGAGGTTAAGACAACAATTCACAGACAAAGCCTATAGCAACATCAAACATAACACAACATTTAAGATGAAAAGTAAGATACAACAGGAAATCGATCTAAATAAAGATAAGCTTACATTCCAAGGGGAAAGTATTATTTGCtgagacacgtactgctgcacaATGACTTTCACAGAATATTGACCTGGTCCTCTAAAAACCAAGAAAACGTTAAGCCTGTTTGATGTTTAAGGCAAACATATGAATCAGATTTAGTTAATAGGGCTTTTATTCCTATGAGCTCTATTAAATCAGCTTCTTTTCAAtataaacaacaataaaatacaaaggaTAATATAGCATCTCCTCTTAAATAATATTTGATCAAAACTAAACCTTCAGTCAATAAGAGATTTCTCTCTACaatttaattaataaatatCCTACACCTTCGAActaagacaaaattaaaaataacaagTGAGCGCTTTTAATCTACACTTGACGATGATGCCTCGCTTACATTACTGAAAGAGGAAAATTAGGTAACTCCCTTCCGGAGCCATAATCTTCTGGCTTTTCATGCATGTATTGTTCCCTCGGCTACAAAGGATGTACATATATATTCAACTTCATTCAAATCGCCGATAAACTCAAGGTTATCGCGTATCCGAATTTATCGTTTTAAATTAAGCTTCTATACCTATCCTTCCTTCATAACCTGTGCCCTTAAAACGACCGAAATGAATAAACTCACAAGGTAAATGAATTAAAACAACAGAACGTAATAGAAAACATGAACGTATGAAGTAAACATTCATAACTTCGACGCCAATGTGATTATTTCAAGACTCCAAGTTATTAGTTGATCTCAAAGCAAAGAAAAGGCCAGTTCTTTCCACGACGCTTTTTTCAACTCGTATAATTTACCGTACATTCCCTCTTTGGCTAGATTGTGTTGACACATTGTACATTTCAAATACAGAACACGAGAAACATACAGATAATTTTTCGGCAACCACTAAATCAATACCAAAATATACCGAACAATGCATCATTGAGGATTGTCAAATGGCTGCAGAAAGTACTTAAAAGTTCGCTTAGTGTGATGCAACGCTAACATAAACACACAACTTCATTGTACATGTCGAACACACACAGTTTCTCTTAACGAGAAGTATGGATCTACGCCGAATGGAACTAAAAGATTGTACAAAGACAGCGAATCTTAAGAACCAGATCACAATCCACAGTGACCGAAGGAAACGCAACCATGATTTTTAATCCACCGCGAAGAGAGGATTCTGAAATATAGTAAATTTGTCCGATGCGCCAAATTTGAGCACGAGCCCTCTCAATAATAATATGGTTAACCCAAAGATTGGAAAAAGTATACATAAAAATGCTATTTATACGGGAAATGCGAACGCCCTCACACTCCCTCGCAATTTTACTACCAGCACAATATGTAAGAATACAACATCAAAAATAACTTGGAAAAAATCATGGCACccatattttgaaaatagaaataaaacaGATAATATCGCATCAAAGGGTGAAGCTGATCAACGCCAATTTTAATATTGTACATCAAAACCCAACCGATCCTACAACATGCTTGCCCTTCATTAAGACAACTTTCTTCTTCCGTGAAACGAGGTAGCATATTTGACAAGCACATGTTCAGAGGGCAATTTCAGAAACGAGAAGAAAAACGTCAACCCATGCAACACTTTTGGTCAGCCAATAACTATCAACAGAAAATGTAATTTTTAAGTGGCGGATTGTCAAGCATCTTTAACTCAAGACGATTGCATTTCTTTACTTAGAAAAACACACATTTGCTTTCAAAAATCTGTTCAACACATGCGCGCCAACGATGTAAGCTCAATTGCTAAGGGCACAAAATATGTATTCATCTCAATTCTTTGGTATTACAACGATGTTTCGCTATTATTTTTGCTTGTCATTCCTACTGGTTTAATGAAGACAAAGTTTAAATTCCCCTTAACGTAAGTATAAATACGACATGGCGATCGGAAGGTATACGATCCACGTACATTACACACTACATGATCAAACACAATTGGTAGGGGAGGCTCAACTAACACAAAAAGCATGCAGTAGTACGATCTGGTAATGCAGATCTTCACCAGATAATAACTTCAAACACTTTCTGCGAGGTTACCTGGTGTTTCCACTCGCTGATAATGAAAAGGATTGACGCAAACTTCATCCTTCTTCAGGCTGAAAGCGTAATCGCAAGACTCAATCGGTCGCAACTCATGATGGCTTTGCAAGTCCGGCCAACGCCACAATCTACAGTAGATCACATGAGGCAAGCCTTTCCGATGCGACACTTGCAAACGACCATCTAGACTGCGAGGTATAGTTACACATTTTGTGGGAATTCCTGGGTTCGTAATGGCCCTTTCCAATTCCTCAAGGCCTCCGCTCTTCTTTAACTTCTTCACCAAACTCTTGACCGCTTTCTCGGCCCATTTGTCATCGTCGTCGGTACTTCGTTTCCAACCCAACAGTCGTTTTACTATAGGCGGTGTAAAGGGAAGAAGCGAAGTCATGTCTTGAGAACAGCTTCGCAAAACCCGTCCTTTTGGAATCGCCAAAATCCAGTGTTAAAAATTTAAGCTTACCGATTTGTTCAGAAAAAGTACACCTATTCCTTTCTTGAAACGTTGGATCGAATTCATTTTTGACTGACAGCTGAGAAAGAACTAAACtcaatggccaatcagaatacgcTTCTTATTGACGTCACCATGTAGTGACATTGACCGACAATGCTTCATGTAGGCTTGTGGTTTTTTCGACGAGAAACAGTGACCTGTCACCTGATCCTATTTACATTCCTTTCCCATCTATTCCTTTTCCGGTCTGTATCCTTTTATGTTTTGTGTTCAACTGAATACTATGAAGTATTACTACAAAGCGTAATTTTAGATAAACTAAATGGAGGCAAATGAAGGAATGCTATTTTTTTGTCTGTACGTCAACGCTGTGACAACAAAAAGCTCACTTGCAATTGTACTTTTCGTATTTATTTAGAAAAGCCAGCCTGATGTACAAGCTTAATAACATGATAGGTCCCTCAGACTCCCAGCTTCTATCTTATGCTACAAAGCACGGATCCACCGGACCTACATGAACCGTGTACACCCCA containing:
- the LOC138008240 gene encoding LOW QUALITY PROTEIN: mothers against decapentaplegic homolog 3-like (The sequence of the model RefSeq protein was modified relative to this genomic sequence to represent the inferred CDS: deleted 1 base in 1 codon); the encoded protein is MTSLLPFTPPIVKRLLGWKRSTDDDDKWAEKAVKSLVKKLKKSGGLEELERAITNPGIPTKCVTIPRSLDGRLQVSHRKGLPHVIYCRLWRWPDLQSHHELRPIESCDYAFSLKKDEVCVNPFHYQRVETPVLPPVLVPRQTTDLPRERPPLLEHIRPENTSFPTQEPTNSSFLPETPTGGYMSEDQCSEMSGDQPQSMQTDQCPLSPDPSLIDAQPVQYTEPLHWCQISYYEMNTRVGESFYAAKPSLTVDGFTDPSGSDRFCLGLLSNINRNPQIEMTRKHIGKGVRLYYIGGEVFAECLSDSSIFVQSPNCNQRYNWHPATVCKIPPGCNLKIFNNQEFAQLLSQSVNQGFEAVYALTRMCTIRMSFVKGWGAEYRRQTVTSTPCWIELHLNGPLQWLDKVLTQMGSPSTHCSSMS